The following are encoded together in the Sandaracinaceae bacterium genome:
- a CDS encoding HlyD family efflux transporter periplasmic adaptor subunit: MKTSWRLMAMGALALGACNALDPAAPADEPLQGVVEHESRRLGFELPGRLTGVSAQVGDEVAQGAPLASLDPALAAAEVAARRADLDAVSAQLALLRSGVRTEDRRATAAELRGAREQLRVVERQRDRIRSLATRGAAPEADAEALEASWAAADARVRTLEQASRAQRSGARDEELLAAEARVAASEAALLAAQVRVAHTQLSAPVAGTVVDRLLEPGEVVGAGTPVVELAELDRPYVDVFVPQARMGEVQLGRTAEVRVDSLSQPLEGSVERIGQRTEFTPRFLFSERERPNLVVRVRVRVQDPEHQLRAGVPAFVRWRGEARP, from the coding sequence ATGAAGACATCTTGGCGGCTCATGGCGATGGGCGCGCTAGCGCTCGGCGCTTGCAACGCCCTCGATCCGGCAGCGCCGGCGGACGAGCCGCTGCAGGGTGTGGTGGAGCACGAGTCACGGCGCCTGGGGTTCGAGCTCCCTGGACGCCTGACCGGTGTCTCGGCGCAGGTAGGCGACGAGGTGGCTCAGGGGGCGCCGCTGGCCTCGCTGGACCCAGCGCTGGCAGCGGCCGAGGTGGCCGCACGTCGGGCGGATCTGGACGCTGTCAGCGCGCAACTCGCCCTGCTCCGCTCGGGGGTGCGCACGGAGGACCGGCGAGCGACCGCGGCCGAGCTGCGCGGAGCGCGCGAGCAGCTGCGCGTGGTGGAGCGCCAGCGGGACCGCATCCGCTCCCTGGCCACGCGGGGCGCTGCGCCCGAGGCCGACGCCGAAGCGCTGGAGGCCAGCTGGGCGGCCGCAGACGCGCGCGTTCGGACACTGGAGCAGGCCAGCCGAGCGCAGCGGAGTGGCGCGCGGGACGAAGAGCTGCTGGCGGCCGAGGCGCGCGTGGCGGCATCCGAAGCAGCGCTGCTTGCCGCGCAGGTACGGGTCGCTCACACCCAGCTCTCGGCGCCGGTAGCGGGCACGGTGGTGGACCGCCTGCTCGAGCCTGGTGAAGTGGTTGGCGCGGGCACCCCCGTGGTGGAGCTGGCCGAGCTGGACCGGCCGTACGTGGACGTGTTCGTGCCGCAAGCGCGCATGGGGGAAGTGCAGCTGGGGAGAACGGCGGAGGTGCGCGTGGACTCGCTCTCGCAGCCGCTCGAGGGCTCGGTCGAGCGCATTGGACAGCGCACGGAGTTCACGCCGCGGTTTCTCTTCAGCGAGCGGGAGCGGCCCAACCTGGTGGTACGCGTGCGCGTTCGTGTCCAGGACCCCGAGCACCAGCTTCGCGCCGGTGTGCCGGCGTTCGTGCGCTGGCGTGGCGAGGCGCGCCCATGA
- a CDS encoding ABC transporter ATP-binding protein: MTTPDASVEPDAAEPVIDARHLSRRFGDFVAVRDVSLSVQRGEIYGVLGANGAGKSTTLRMLCGLLDPSSGSATVVGFDVAKYPEEVKARIGYMTQRFSLYEDLTVLENLRFYAGIYGVPWRSRGTRVAGVIERIGLGDRQRQLAGTLSGGWKQRLALACSTIHEPPLLFLDEPTAGVDPLSRRSFWDQIHTIADEGTTVVVTTHYMDEAERCHRLSFIFRGTVLEAGTPLEVVARRKLRILELDVPTHARRAADALREDPRVEEVAPFGTRLRVAVRDRDPREVVTTVLDPLGFVYTDHGEQRATVEDAFVALVHDDQRADERASEAAA, encoded by the coding sequence ATGACCACCCCCGATGCATCGGTGGAGCCCGACGCAGCAGAGCCCGTCATCGACGCGCGTCACCTGTCGCGGCGCTTTGGCGACTTCGTGGCCGTGCGCGACGTGTCCCTCTCCGTGCAGCGTGGCGAGATCTACGGCGTCCTCGGGGCCAATGGGGCGGGCAAGTCCACCACCCTGCGCATGCTGTGCGGCCTGCTGGACCCCAGCTCGGGCAGCGCCACCGTGGTGGGCTTCGACGTGGCGAAGTACCCCGAAGAGGTCAAGGCGCGCATCGGCTACATGACGCAGCGCTTCAGCCTGTATGAAGACCTCACCGTGCTCGAGAACCTGCGCTTCTACGCGGGCATCTACGGCGTGCCATGGCGCTCGCGGGGCACCCGGGTGGCCGGCGTGATCGAGCGCATCGGTCTCGGGGACCGACAGCGCCAGCTGGCCGGCACGCTCTCCGGGGGCTGGAAACAACGCCTGGCGCTGGCTTGCTCCACCATCCACGAGCCGCCGCTCCTCTTCCTGGACGAGCCCACCGCCGGCGTGGACCCGCTCAGCCGGCGCTCGTTCTGGGATCAGATCCACACCATCGCGGACGAGGGCACCACCGTGGTGGTGACCACGCACTACATGGACGAAGCCGAGCGCTGTCACCGGCTCTCCTTCATCTTTCGCGGCACGGTGCTCGAGGCCGGCACGCCGCTCGAAGTCGTGGCGCGTCGCAAGCTGCGCATCCTCGAGCTGGACGTGCCCACGCACGCTCGTCGCGCGGCCGACGCGCTGCGCGAAGACCCCCGCGTGGAGGAGGTGGCGCCCTTCGGGACGCGGCTGCGCGTGGCCGTGCGCGACCGCGACCCGCGCGAGGTGGTGACCACGGTGCTGGACCCGCTGGGGTTCGTGTACACCGACCACGGCGAGCAGCGCGCCACGGTGGAAGACGCGTTCGTGGCCTTGGTGCACGACGACCAGCGCGCCGACGAGCGCGCGAGTGAGGCCGCCGCATGA
- a CDS encoding helix-turn-helix transcriptional regulator produces MARTRTPAAPKRGPRPSDVEVGPILLRAAAELVTERGLVEISMREVADRAGVTPAMVTYYFEGKEGLWQALMQAGMTDIRAALAAAPPDPGTPRTIESLFRQLLDTAHARPWMPVLLLRSMWGAPKQRSGFAVANAPINMAMLRALLASGQLAGPRLRNDLSHEALFIILFSSVVFPVLARPVMEATLGVRFDDAFRAQLARTLATLVTEPEVKS; encoded by the coding sequence ATGGCGCGAACACGCACCCCAGCAGCTCCCAAGCGCGGTCCCCGGCCCAGCGACGTCGAGGTCGGCCCCATCCTCTTGCGCGCGGCGGCCGAGCTGGTGACCGAGCGCGGTCTCGTCGAGATCTCCATGCGTGAGGTGGCCGACCGCGCGGGGGTGACGCCGGCGATGGTCACCTACTACTTCGAGGGCAAGGAGGGACTGTGGCAGGCGCTCATGCAGGCCGGCATGACCGACATCCGCGCCGCGCTGGCCGCAGCGCCCCCCGACCCGGGCACGCCGCGTACCATCGAGTCGCTGTTCCGGCAGCTGCTCGACACCGCCCACGCGCGCCCGTGGATGCCCGTGCTGTTGCTGCGGTCGATGTGGGGAGCTCCCAAGCAGCGCAGCGGCTTCGCTGTGGCCAACGCGCCCATCAACATGGCCATGTTGCGCGCGCTCCTGGCCTCGGGGCAGCTGGCCGGTCCACGGCTGCGCAACGACCTCTCGCACGAGGCGCTGTTCATCATCTTGTTCTCGTCCGTGGTGTTTCCCGTGCTGGCGCGCCCCGTCATGGAAGCCACGCTGGGTGTGCGGTTCGACGATGCGTTCCGCGCGCAGCTGGCCAGGACGCTGGCCACGCTGGTCACCGAGCCGGAGGTGAAGTCATGA